The Chitinophagales bacterium DNA segment TCCTACCAAAATCCCAAAGAAAGCAAAAGAGAAAAGACTGAAAAGCAAAAAAATACAATCTGAGAAGAAGAAATGGCGTAGGAATAAAGATTTTTAGGTTTTCCTTCCTACTTCCCTGAAAGTCGTCATTGCGAAAAATTTCCTTTTCGGAAATTTTGTGGCAATCTCGTGGGACTTAGCTAAAACCAGGTATTTTACTTCCAGCTTTTAAAAATAGCTTTTATGATGATGTATGAAAAAGTTTAACTTCACAAGAAATATTACACGAGTCATACATATACAGCTAGAGTAGGCTGTATATGTATGAAAAGGTATGACTATAAACAAGTTAGCTGCAAGTTGACAGAAATATTCCTTTTCATTTTTTAAGACAAAAACTGAATGAAAACATGAAGCAAAGTATATAAAAAATGATAGTACAAAAGAATATGATCTCTATGAATTCATTTGTTTTACACCTGAGCCTTAATTAAATTACTATGATAAAATTTCAAAGAATAACAATAATATTTTTTGTTCTTCTATTATCATCAAAGGCATTTGCCTTCCGTATTGATGGTGAAATTCTTTATCTAGACAAGGATGAAAATATTAGTCAAGTAGCATATAGCTTATATGGTAACCCAACAATGTGGAAATCCCTATGGGAATCAAGAATTGATACTAGTATTAAGTTTCCTGAATTTGCATATCCTAATATGGCATTTATTCTTGAAGATTCAATTTTTCCTGGAATCGCAAAATCAGATACTCTATTTTTTAATATGAATAATTCACATAAGCTTTTTTTACCTATAGATTCAATCAATAGAAACATTAATGATATCCGCAATGTTATTGTTGAAAAAAATGAAAGTGACACAGGGTGGAATCGCTTTTGGATGTGGACAGCAACAATACTATCAGGTGTAATTGCTGGTTTGATTACCGAGTTAATAAAAAGAATAAAAAATAGAAATAAAGATGAGTAAGAGCAAAATACCAACTTCAATTATAGTAGGAATAACCGTTTCTCTATTAACTTTTGTTATTCTATTTTTCAAGCCATTCGAAAAAAGAGAAAAAGTGGTAAAGATTGAACATATAACAGTTAAGCCTGAAATTAAGCTAGATACTATATATCCGAATATTGTTCTTGAAGGAGTCTCTCGTACTCAATTTCCTGATAGCGTGTATTTGGCAAACCCCAATATTCAATTTCATTTTCCAGAAAAAACAACTCAAGAAAAGTTCTTTGACATTGCTGTTCCTATATCGCTAATCATTTTTTCTTTAGTTACATTCTTTTCTCTCTTTTTAGAATTAAAAGATAGAAGAAAAGCTAAAAACAAAATTAAAGAACAAGAAACTCAGAACCTAGATGGTTACATGCTACAAGAGACATTAGAATTTTTTAACCGAATTGACTTTAAAAAAAATAAATTCATAAAGTCAGATCTATATGAAATACATGAGTTTATTGATTTACTACAAAGCTTCGAGAAAGATGCAACGTCCAATTTGAAAGATTTATTAAAACAAATAATAATTCAACTTAAAAGTTTAATTGATTCTCAAAATAATATCTTGAACAATAAAAAATCTGAGAAAATAATCTCAAATTCTAGATACAGTTTAAGTGAAGTTGTTAAAAACATTGAAGCTTTGAAGGCAACAGTTGTAGTAAAACTTAGAACTTTAAAAATAAAGGAAATAATTAAAAATAGACCATCTTGATAAAACTGCCTTGATAAAAACTCATAGTTGATTTATATAATAAAAATAAGAATAAATCAAAGCCACCACCTAGCATTTTATATAAGTAATGGTAGGGAAAGTGTTAACTTTCAAAGTTTGCAGCCCGCTCAAAGTGCGTAGCGATTTGACAGGCAACAACAACGTAATCTGCCATTACTCATACAATTTACCGTTAGCGGTTATGAAAATAAAGACAACCCATGCCTAAACAAACAGAGTCTCAAAAAATAGGATCATTAGGACATAGCATAGTTGAAATGCAAGTTCGACAATCATCCTTTTGGATAGCTCGCGGATTAACAGAGGATTTTGGAATTGACATAGAACTGGAATTGGCTCCAGAACAGGTGCAGGGAAAGTTTATCAAAGCTCAAATTAAAACACATAAAACTCTCAGCTCTAAAACAGACTTCTTGACTGAGGCATTACCTAAATCCTTTTTGCGATATGTTTATGAATGTCGAATACCGATTATCTTGATAATGGTATCAGCAGACACTTCAGAAACTTGGTTTGTGTGGTTGCAGAAATGGCTAATTGATACCAAGAATGTTTCTAATATTTACAATGAAAGTGAAACTAAATCCTTTTCCGTTAAAGTTGACAAGAAGAATGATTTTACGGAAGGACTCAAAAGAGAGCTCATTTCAATTGCAAATTGGGAAAATTCGACCCAACTTTATATAGCTGTGCGAGATTTGGCCAATCTTTCACAAAAACTGTACGATGATAAGTTATCGAAAATGTTGTTCGATTATCTTGAAGAGTTACGGGAACATACAGATAACCCAGACTATCTTTATTCATTAATTAGTAGAGTAATAGAACTTGGAACTGCTATTTGGGCAACACCTGAGGGAAATAAAGTTTCTCAACTTCTATTTAAGTTTATCAGAGAACATGGAGATAGTCTGAATGCAGATCACATTGCCAAACTAATCTTGAGAGGAAAAGAATGTTCCCGAACTGGCATTAACGCGTTAGGAGTTTTGTATGATAATTTTCCAAATCACGCAGTTTCATTAAATCTTACTGATAAGTTTAAAGACTTTGATGACCCAAGACTTCATTACTATTGTACGATAAGGGAGCGATACATTGGTTCCTCAATAGGGGCATGGCTTTCAGAAAAGAATGACCTAACCGTTGGAAACTTGAAGGCGGATTTCTCTTCCATAAAAACCAGCATTTTTGACAAGTGGGCAAATCGAGGAGACTCGGTAATCTTTGATTACGTTTATGAATTTCAAGATTCTGAAAATGAAAAAAGCACAAACTGCTAATCGTGTAGACGGCACAGACCGTCAAAAGACCCCCAGTGCCGCCCCCGCCTAAATGAAACATTCAGGCAGGTCTCACATCCAAGATGCTGACATTTATCGTCAGTACCACCCTTTGGGACGTTCAGATTAATAAACTATATTTACCATTCAAGGCGCACACATGGTATATAAAAAATTGGGCGGACAGTGATAAATTGAAAGGGTTTGGCTCGCAACCAACTTTTGGTTTCGGTGGACAGGTATTCGTTCCGAGATGCCCAACTTTTCATATACCAAAACCGTTGGAGGCAAGCGTGATGCGTGAGAAATAATAATTACGACATTAACAATGAATGATATAATTTTCTGTGCCTGTGACCCCTCGATTGGTGATTTATTTTTTCTAGATAATTCTTCCTTTTATAGGACTAGCCATCAATACTTTGGAGTAATTTCTTCTATTGATGGTTTGTGTTTTTATATGTATAACTTAAATAACAGAATATGTTTAAGGTTTTCACTATCAAGTGCTGGTATAACCAAGTTTATAGAAGTATTCAATAATTTTTCAAATGGCTATAAACCCTTTTTATGCATTGAAAATTCATTTCACAAGATTTTTGAAGACTACCTGTTAGGCAACCATGCCGATGAAGCGGTTAAAACTAATGAAATGGATAATAATTCTAATACTCAGTTCCAAAATAAAATCATTACTAAATTAGTAGTTATGCGTGATAATGTCGTTAGACAATACGCCAATACCATACTTGGGAAAGATGTCAACGAGTTTAAACTATCTGAATTTATGGCAATCCTACCAACTAAGTATAGCACTCTTCGTTTTCTTAAGGTTAATGGTGCAGCACATAGTCCTCAAGACTTGATAAGATTTATCAACAACAAGATAAATTTAGACATGCTTTCCGCAAAATGTATGAACAATGAAGCGATTGAATTTTATGTCTTGTTTAAAACGGACAAAACACAAATTTTTGTCAACTCATTTGAATTAGCGATTCCCTATTTTGAAGCTAAGTTGCGTTGCAAAGACTTACCTCAATTTTTAGCGATTAAATTTGCTGTAATATCAACATGCATTCAGTTCAATATCAAGATGTCTTATCTGTTGTTTAAAGTTGATAAAGAAAACCAAACTTGGATACCTTATGAATAGAGTAAAAGATATTCCAAAAGAGTCAATTAAATTATATGTAAATCATGACATCGAGCTATTGTATTCGATTTTATCATTTTCTGTTGCACATGATGAGGATACATTATATTCACCTAAAGATGATGTAAATAGGGCTTTACAACTTCTTCAAGGAATTGAAGATAAATTAAAATCAAAGATATGTAAAGAGTGGAAATATTGCATAAAACGACATGACCCCGACCTTCAAGACACGATTACTCTTATTGGGACTCTAAGCGATGTGATAGCAACTACTGTTATTGGTTTACCTCCCACATTAATATCTATTATTTTATTCAAAAAGGGATTAAATACGTTTTGCAAGTGTGATCCACACAAAAAACCAACGAAGCAAAAGAAATGAGAAAGAATAGCGAAATTAAAATCTATCAAAGTTCTGATGGACATACAGAATTTCTGGTAACTTTTGATGATGATACAGTTTGGCTTAATCAAGAGCAACTTGGACAATTATTTAATCGGGTCAGAACAGTTGTCGGACGGCATATAAAGAATATTTTCAAGGAAGGAGAATTAGATGAAGGTGTGGTATGTGCAAAATCTGCACATACCACTGAACAGAAACAAAAAATAGAACGTAAACATGTACGCAATGTCCTTTGGCACACTGCGCATAGAAACTGTTAATAACCTTCCCCGAATAGATAAATAAACCAAATGCCAATAACCAATAAAAGAGTGCACGGATTTAGCGATGATGTACTGGCCGATTTAGACGCAGTGGCGCTTTCAGCATTGATCAAAAAAGGAGCAATACACCCTCGTGAAGTAGTGGCGGCTTCAATTGAAAGAGCAAAAAAAGTCAATCCTTCCTTAAATGCGGTCGTGACAGATCGTTATGAAAAGGGAATAGCGGATTCCAATGAAACACATTCCGGCTTTTTTGCGGGCATCCCTACCTTCATCAAGGACATGACCTACGTGAAGGGCATGCCTAGCTATTTCGGCTCTGAAGCATTTGCAAATGCGAAGCCGGCAAAAAGAACAGACCCAATTGCCAAACAGATATTTGCACAGGGCTTTGTAAACCTGGGAACCAGTTCCATGCCTGAATTTGGGTTCACCTGTTCCACCGAATTTGAAAATCAGGCAGATACCTGCAATCCCAATGCTGGCGCATGAGGTCTAGCCAATGAGCGAAAGCCCGCCTATCCCAGTTCGGGCAGGCCTGCTTGTGCCTTTCAAAAAACAATTTACCAATTTCCATTTCCAATGACGATAGACTTCCCAAGTCTCAAAGACTTTGGAAGTCTTACTAAAAACAACCCAAACACTTTGTGCTCCTGGTGGCTTTGTGGTTGGAAATATGTGCTTTTTCAAAAAGCCAATCCCAAACCCCACCGGATTCCTCAGAACTATGTCCTTTGAGCCGTTCATTTTAACGAACTATATTTACCCTTCCACTGCTCATACCCCATGTTAGTTTGGTCAGTACCAGGCATACATGAAGCAAAACAACCACCACAAGCTATTGGCACTGCTAAGGGAAGCCTTGCTGCAATTGCAAGTTTATTGAGATTTATTCTGTGCATCTACAACGGCAAGTGCCGTCATATTTACTATTTCATCTACGCTAGCCCCGAGCTGCAGAATGTGGGCGGGTTTGGTAAGTCCCATTATCACAGGTCCAATTGAATCAACTCCATACAGTTCTTTCAATAATTTATAATTGATATTAGCAGAATCCAAATTGGGGAAAATCAAGGTATTGACGTTTTTTCCGACCAATTTGGAAAAAGGAAACTTTTCTTTTAACATCTTGGGATTTAAAGCAAAATCTGCTTGTATTTCTCCATCAATCACAAAATCGGGACAGGTCTCGTGAAGAATATCTATGGCTTCTTTCACTTTTCTGGAAGTGTGATT contains these protein-coding regions:
- a CDS encoding DUF4365 domain-containing protein — translated: MPKQTESQKIGSLGHSIVEMQVRQSSFWIARGLTEDFGIDIELELAPEQVQGKFIKAQIKTHKTLSSKTDFLTEALPKSFLRYVYECRIPIILIMVSADTSETWFVWLQKWLIDTKNVSNIYNESETKSFSVKVDKKNDFTEGLKRELISIANWENSTQLYIAVRDLANLSQKLYDDKLSKMLFDYLEELREHTDNPDYLYSLISRVIELGTAIWATPEGNKVSQLLFKFIREHGDSLNADHIAKLILRGKECSRTGINALGVLYDNFPNHAVSLNLTDKFKDFDDPRLHYYCTIRERYIGSSIGAWLSEKNDLTVGNLKADFSSIKTSIFDKWANRGDSVIFDYVYEFQDSENEKSTNC
- a CDS encoding amidase family protein; this encodes MPITNKRVHGFSDDVLADLDAVALSALIKKGAIHPREVVAASIERAKKVNPSLNAVVTDRYEKGIADSNETHSGFFAGIPTFIKDMTYVKGMPSYFGSEAFANAKPAKRTDPIAKQIFAQGFVNLGTSSMPEFGFTCSTEFENQADTCNPNAGA